The genomic region ACTCGGCGATTTCCCCGCATCTCACCTGAACGACATACTGGCTGAGAACCTAGATGAGGAGTTCTCCTACAGGGCCGGGGTAATCCCTCAGGCCTTCGCTGCAATCCAGATGAAGCTCTACATGAGGAGGTACAACGTTCCCAGGGAGTACTTCGCTGAGTGGCCCTATCTCATGCACAAGTATGCCTCTGAGAATCATTACGCTTACCTGAAATTCCCCGTGGATAAGGAGACGATCCTTTCCTCACAGGTTGTGTCTGACCCGCTCAGGCTCTTCGACACGGCTGCGAGGGCAGACGGAGCCTCAGCAGTCCTGATCACGAACGAAGAGGTCGCGAGGAAGGTTAGCGAGGCACCTGTGAAGATAGAAGGGGTTAGCTTCTCAACTGCTGGGGTTAACCTGAGGGAATTGCTCTCCGTTAGGGATGCCGTATCCCCATGGAGGGAGTTTAAGCCTGACTTCTACGAAATCCACGATTCCTACAGTGTTACCGCGGCCATGATCCTAGACGAGCTAGGTCTTGAGAGGGGAAAATCCCTTCTTCACCTTGATCAAGTTCAGGTTAACTACTCCGGAGGCCTAAAGGCAAGAGGTTACCCGGGAGGCGCCACGGGAGTTTACCAGGTTGCTGAGGGATATGCCCAGCTCACGGGGACATTCAAGGGGAGAAGGGTTAAGGACGCAAGGAGGGGGCTCGTTGTATCCATGGACGACCTGGGTTCAGTTGCGGTTACCGTAGCTCTTTCGAGGTGAGAATATGAGGATTCTACCACCTAAGATCTGGAGAAACAAGGATACCCACTACTCTCTCGTGGCCTCAGTCTGCGAGAAGTGCGGTCATGTGAACTTTCCAGCCAGGACTGTATGCAGTAACTGCGGTTCCTTCAGGGTAACCACCAAGAGACTCTCAGGGAAGGGGGTACTTGTGTCCTACACGGTTTCCCACCAGGTCAGGACTGGCCACGAGAAGGAATCCCCAGTCTATTACGGTCTCATAAGGCTCGACGAGGGGGTTGAGCTAGTAGCTCCCCTGGTAGACGTAGACGAGGAACCTAGGGAGGGACAGAGGGTAGAGGCCACAATAAGGAGGTTAAGGGTTGACTCTAGCAATGGGCTTATAGAGTACGGCACGAAATTTAGGTTGGTAAGTGATGGACAAAATTGATGAAGTTGTGGAGAAGGTAGTTAAGGGAGAGATAGAGCTTCACAAGGTTGATGAGCACCTCGATGGAAACGCTGCCGTAGTAGCCAGGAGGATGGCAATAGAGAAGCTCACGGGAAAGAGTTTTCCTTCGATTGGGGCAACGATCATAGACTACCTCGATGTTAAGGGAAGGAACGCCGAGAACGTGATAGGGGCTGCCCAGGTACCTCTAGGGGTCGCCGGTCCCATCATGGTTGAGGGAGATTATGCTAAGGGCTCATTTTTCGTTCCCCTTGCCACGACGGAAGGGGCGTTGATTGCCAGCGTTAATAGGGGAATGAAGGTCCTGAGACATGCTGGCCCCGTTAGGACAAAGGTCCTGAGAGATGGGATGACAAGGGCTCCAGTGTTTACCTTTGAGTCAGCGCTGGACGCCTTCAAGTTCACGGAATGGGTCAAGAGCAACTTTCAGGAGATAAAGAGGGTTGCCGAGTCTACCTCGTCTCACGCTAGACTTATCAAGATAGATCCACTACAGCTCGGAAATAACGTCTGGCTGAGGTTTGAGTATGAGACCGGTGATGCCATGGGAATGAACATGGTTACCGTGGCAACCGAGGCCGCATGCTCCTACCTAGAGGAGAAGTTCCCCAGGGCGAGGTGCGTTGCAGTTAGCGGAAATGCCTGCAGTGACAAGAAACAGTCGATGACCAACGAACTCCTGGGAAGGGGTAAGAGCGTGGTCGCTGAGGCATTGATACCCTCAAGGATTCTCGAGACTCACCTGAGAACTACTGCAGACAGGATTCAGGAGGTCAACCTGAGAAAGAACTGGTTGGGTGGAGCTAGGGCTGGCACAATCTTCCAGTTCAATGCCCACTTTGCAAACATCATTGCTGCTATCTTCATCGCCACAGGACAGGACGTTGCGCAGGTGGTTGAGAGCAGTACGGGTTATACCTGGGTAGAGAACAGGAACGGTGATCTATACATCTCCGTCACCCTTCCCTCCCTCGAGGTAGGTACTGTTGGAGGAGGGACGAGGTTACCCACGCAAAGGGAGGCCCTCTCTATGATGGGAGTAGACGGAGGTGGCAATCCACCTGGGAGTAATGCCAGAAAACTTGCAGAGATAATCTCCGCCGCCGTCTTGGCTGGCGAGCTGAACCTTCTGTCTGCTCTCTCCACAAGGGAGCTAGGGAAAGCACACCTGCGCTTAGGTAGGGGCATGAAGACTTAATTTTTTGGAATTAATCTAAGACTCATGGACGTTCAAAAGGAACTCGAAAAAGTGATTGAGCTCACCAGAAGTCAGAACAGGTGGAGAAGGACTGAGACCATCAATCTGATTGCCTCCGAGAACGTTATGAGTCCCTTGGCTGAAGCCCTCTACATGAGCGATTTCATGTCAAGATACGCTGAGGGAAAACCCTTCAAGAGGTTCTATCAGGGAACGAAGTACGTGGATGAGGTCGAGACTCTGGCCATGGACTACATGAACCAGGTCACGGGGAGCAAGTTCTGCGACCTAAGACCCACAAGTGGTACGTTGGCCAACGCCGCAGTGTTCAGGGTTCTGGCCAATCCTGGAGACAAGGCTTTAATCGCACCGGTTCAGGCTGGGGCTCACGTTAGTCACACAAAGTTTGGAACCCTTGGGGCCCTTGGAATAGAGCACATAGAGATGCCATACGATGAGGAAAACATGAACGTTGACGTGGATAGGGCAGTGAAAATGATAGAGCAGATTAAGCCCAAGTTCGTTGTTCTGGGAGGTAGCCTTTACCTTTTCCCGCATCCCACTAAGGACCTCGCGCCTCACGTTCACTCGGTGGGGGCAAAGCTGGTGTATGATGCAGCCCACGTTTATGGGCTCATGACTGGTAAGGTCTGGAGTAATCCTCTTGATGAGGGAGCTGACTTCCTTAATGTTTCTACCCACAAAACTTTTCCAGGACCTCAAGGCGGAGCCATATTCTCGAACGAGGAGGAGGAGTTCAAGAAGGTGTCTAGGACAATCTTCCCCTGGTTCGTGAGTAACCACCATCTACATAGGTTACCCTCCACGGCTGTAACTGCGCTCGAGATGAAGGTTTACGGGGAGGATTACGCTAAGCAGATAACCAGGAACTCGAAAGCCTTGGCGGAGGCCCTAGCCTCTTTCGGCTTCAAGGTGATAGGAGAACACCTGGGATACACCAAGAGTCACCAGGTTGCTGTCGACGTGAAGAACCTTGGAGGAGGAGCCTACGTTGCGAAGACTCTCGAGAGTGCTAACATCATAGTGAACAAGAACCTCTTACCTCACGATCCACCGGAGGCAGTTAATGATCCAAGCGGAATAAGAATTGGGGTTCAGGAAATGACGAGATTCGGGATGAAGGAGGGTGAGATGGAAGAGATAGCAGAATTGATGAAGCAGATCCTCGTGGATAAGAGGGACATTAACGAGATGAGAAGGAAGGTAACCGAGATGAGATCCAGATTCCTTGAGGTTAAGTACGCGCTAACGTATGATCTGTCCAAGTATAACTCAAAGCTGATCCCGATGATACTCTAGACAGGTCTGGTTTCAAATTCACTTCAGGAGAAATCTCCATAGCGGAGCAAAGCTAATTCCATCAATCTCGTCCTCGTAGTCCCAAGTGATGACTTTCCTTTTCCCCTTCACCTACATAAGGTTCTCTATTTCTCTTCTAGGTACCTCGTCTTTCCTGCTCGCATAGTTCACCCGGAGGAATCCATTTGGAGTCACGAAGTCTTATCAGTATACTGATAAAGCAAGATAAGAATCTTTCTCACTTTACTTAGAAAGTATAGGAAGATGTGCCGGATGGCTTCAACTTGAACAAATCTCAACTCTAGATTCAGAAAAGTGTTAGACTCGTAAGAACTTTCAGCGATATACTCTTCTACGTTACACTAAACCGAATTCCTTGGCAGAATGTCTTACTACTCAGCTAAAAAGAGCTAACTTTAGACCAGGTCCTCTATTACGCGTTCTAAGGCATTTGAACGTTAACGTAATAGAGTCCCAAAACTTACCTTACAACTATAACCGTTACAGGGGCATTAACGACAACAGAGAGGGCATTTGAACCTGTGTTGATGTCACTGTTCGTCGTGTTCCCCCTGGCTCCCATTATCACGGCGTCAAACACGCCTTCCGATAGAACCTTGATGATCTCGTTGGACGTGCTACTATCCCTTGGCACGTCTGCCACACGAAAGTCGTAGTCTATTCTATCCTCAATTTTCTCCCTTACCAGCTTCTGTATAGTCTCCTTATCTGAGCACCTATCACATGCGTAGAACACTGTAACCCTGGACCCGTATCTCAGGCTGAAGTCAACAGCTAGTTCCAGCGCCCTCATGCTGTTCTCCGAGCCGTCCACCGGAACCAAGATCTTCCTAAACCACATACTTACGGTGTAAGTTGGAGATCCCATGTCATCACACCAGGTATCCCTTTCCAATTCCCATGGAGGCGTTGGTCATCTCAATTGACTTCCTTCCGTCTGCGAAACCTGAGACCGCCCTGATTGCGTCCACGTTCTCAGGGACAACGATAGATTCCTGGTGAACTGCGTACATTAAGAAGACCTCGTTTCCCCTGACTGAGACGGAGTCCTCGAAGACCACCAGCTCATATAGGTCATTTCTGGGTCTCCCCATGTCCCTGGCAACTTCAACTATCTCAGCGGTAGAGGACACCTTAGATTTCCCAGATGCCAGAAGTATCCTGGGGGTTGAGCTGAGCACCGAGAGGACGTCCTCCTTAGTAACTGGGCTACTTACCGTGACGTCTAGAAGGTGAACGTGCATCAGTGTCGTGGGAGCCACCACTGCCATGGTTACAATGTCCAGGTCCTTGAGCACTGTATTAACGTCCTTCGCATGATGGCTTGGGATCGAGGCTGGATCAGGTACAAGGGAATTGATGGGTCCCTTCTTCACTTCCTTTGGGTCAGCAGCTCTCCTCACTATGGTTCCCCTGACTTTCGCAATCTTGCTTACCCTGTTCAGGGTGCACAGCGTCCTCAATAGCCCAGTGGTATTACAGGACACGACTCTTACGTACCGCTTATCCACTGCCTCGTCATAGTTGCAAAGAGCTGAGAAGGAAACGTCAGCCACATTGGCCTTCTCTCCTCCCTGAAATAGTGCCCTCTTACCCATGGACGAGTAAACCTGCTTATATTGGGCACCAACGCCGTTTGGAGTGGCGTCCACCACAACGTCAGCTTCCTTGATCATGTCCTCCAGGACTCCCTTTACCTTGATCCCTGCCTCCTCAAACTCCTTCAGCGACTCCTTAGTTACGTAGAGGTTTATCCCCATCTTCTGGGCCTGATATGCTTCGTAGTTGGGCGAGGTCTTAGATACCCCTACCAAGGTCATGTCAGGTTGTGCAAGGATCGCACTCGCGACCCTCTTACCAATGGTTCCGTAACCGTTAACTGCTACCTTGATCATTTCTTGAGCACCTCCCTGGCTGAAATGTCTAGGGCCTCAAGGGCCGGTAACCTTTCGCCTGCAAGGAAAAGGAGGAGAGCTCCACCTCCTGTGGATACGTGAACCTTGGAACTATCTAGGGGTCCTATTCCCCCAAGGAGGCTGATCATGTGACCACCCCCGACAATGAGGTAACCGGGACTCTCCAGTGAGTTCTTGAGAAGCGTTCTACTAGATTCCCTGAACCTTTCGTCCTCTATTACCCCCATTGGTCCCCTCATGACAATGATCTTCGCGTCCCTTATAAATGACGAATATATCCCAACTGTAGTTGAGCCTACGTCCTTGATTACTGCTGTGACCTTGTTTGCAGGTTCTTCGTATACCTGACCTCCCTTCTCCACCTTGAAGTCTACGGGAATCTCCACGGGAGCTCCAGACAAGAGAAGTTTTCTCGCCCTTGGAACTAAGCTAAGAACTCCGGCCTTCTCAAGAACCTGAAGATTGTCTTTCCCCAGGTCTAGTCCCTTGGCAACCGCGAAGAGCTCAGCAATGAGCCCGCCGGTCAATATCCTATCAGCTAGTCTCCTTTTCACGAGATTCTCAATTATCCTGAGGCTATCCAGAACCTTCCCGCCACCCATGATGAAGACCTTGGGCTCCTCTCCCTCGTTGAAGACCTTGGCTAGAGCTGATACCTCCTTCTCCATTACCCTTCCTGCACTGGATCTTAGGACAAGTGGGAAACCCACGAGGCTAGCCTGACTTCTGTGGGCTGTAGCAAAGGCGTCGTTCACGTAACCCTGGAAGAGTGGTTGAAGTCTGCGAACCAGAAAGCTCCTCGAGTGTTGAAGGGGAGAGGCCTCTATTAACTCCTCCGATACGAACCTGACATTATCTAGAAGAAGGACGGACCCTAATTTCATGTTCCTTATCCTCTCCCTGGCATAGGGCCCCATGACGTCCCCCACAAACTCAACTTCCATATCGAGATGTTTCTGTAGTAGTCTCGAGTGTTCCTCGAGATCCGTAAAGTCATTGTCGCCTGGTCTTCCCTGATGCGAGACCAGGACCACCCCATTCCCTCGGCTCACAAGTTCACGAATAGTCTCAACGTGAGCCTTAATCCTGGAATCGTCTAGAAGTTTGCCCGTCTTTGAATCAACGGGCGAGTTTATGTCAATCCTCACAAGAACCTTGCTGTTGCTGAAGTTGAGATCATCCAGTGTGGGAATATTCATGTCATTTACCTTAATCAGAATTGATCCCCGCGATCATTTTAAACAAGGGGATTAAAATTTTAGCACGATGGATAGATCGAGAGAAAGTTATCCCAGAGCAGGGGGATCAGGGACTCCCTCCTAAGGTTGAGGAGAACTATCTCCACCTCAGTTGTCTGAGGATTTGGAGTCCTAGTCTTTAGCCTTAAACCTAGAGAGCTATCAAGAAAGTAGGAAAAGGATTCCCTTATCCTGAAGTAGTCCAGGTGAACTTTTCTGCAGTTAAAGGTTACCTTGGCTATCCTGGAATCCATGAAGTCTGTCTCGACGGTGCATTGGTCTCCTTCGCTCCCCATCATGGCGTTGAAGAGATGTTCGACAGTGTAGGGAATTTGAGAACTGGAGACGCCCAGTGGAGGGATGAGAAGCCTAACGTCTCCTGTTGAGTTCTTAATCTTCTTCGCAATAAAGTTGAAGTTGAAGAAAAGGAAGACGTCATTACACAATCTGAGCTTCACGGTCCTTATCTCGCCCACGTTCCCAATGTCGTCAAAGACCTTCCTCAACGAGTCTTGAAAGGTCATCTCGGACACATTATAGCTAGTCTCTACCATTCCCTTCAACGAGAAGAGATTTGGAATAACTGGATCCTTGAGGTATTGGAGAATATATATCTCGTTCTTCCTGGAGCCTGCCTTCGAAATGGCCTTGGAGACTGTATTGGCAAGAAAGGAGAGCTCCCTATTTGATCCAACTATGGCCCATTCGCCAAACTTATCCCTTTCAAATCGTCGCTTATCTTTCCTGAAGATATTCCAGGGCATTCATTAATGTTTAGATGGCTACAATAAAAACCTTGAGAAATAACCAGCACAAAACTTCTTGTGCACAGTTAATCACGACGCAGAACGACTTAACGGGATATTAAGGAAGCTTTATAACGTGGAATTCAATTACTTTAATTAGCCGGGTAGTCTAGCGGCCAAGGATCCAGGGCTCTGGCCCCTGGGACCCCGGTTCGAATCCGGGCCCGGCTACCTTCTTTGAGACTATCTCCTAAACTTGGGGTTTACGTTATGTTCTACCTTAGGGGTCTCTTACCCATCTGAACATATCCACGAGGGTCTATCCTCGCATTCAGCTATGATTACTCAAAAGGCAACCCATAAGTAAACTTCCAATTCTGTTAACCCTCAGGAGATAAAGGGATACCTATGCCCTGGGTCACGATCCTTTCAGAGGATCTTTCATCTAGTTCTCGGGCTTTTACTGTGAGAAAACTAAAAAGCGGAGGCAATTTCTCATCTCATGAATCTAAATTCACACATAGCCTTTGCACTGGCGGTAGGTCTAGCCCTATTCCACAACATCCCCCTGGCAGTTCTCGTTGGAATCGGTGCAGCTTTGCCTGACCTAGACAGGGAATACATCTTCACCAGACGAAAGATATTT from Metallosphaera sedula DSM 5348 harbors:
- a CDS encoding phosphorylating glyceraldehyde-3-phosphate dehydrogenase, producing the protein MIKVAVNGYGTIGKRVASAILAQPDMTLVGVSKTSPNYEAYQAQKMGINLYVTKESLKEFEEAGIKVKGVLEDMIKEADVVVDATPNGVGAQYKQVYSSMGKRALFQGGEKANVADVSFSALCNYDEAVDKRYVRVVSCNTTGLLRTLCTLNRVSKIAKVRGTIVRRAADPKEVKKGPINSLVPDPASIPSHHAKDVNTVLKDLDIVTMAVVAPTTLMHVHLLDVTVSSPVTKEDVLSVLSSTPRILLASGKSKVSSTAEIVEVARDMGRPRNDLYELVVFEDSVSVRGNEVFLMYAVHQESIVVPENVDAIRAVSGFADGRKSIEMTNASMGIGKGYLV
- the glyA gene encoding serine hydroxymethyltransferase, with the protein product MDVQKELEKVIELTRSQNRWRRTETINLIASENVMSPLAEALYMSDFMSRYAEGKPFKRFYQGTKYVDEVETLAMDYMNQVTGSKFCDLRPTSGTLANAAVFRVLANPGDKALIAPVQAGAHVSHTKFGTLGALGIEHIEMPYDEENMNVDVDRAVKMIEQIKPKFVVLGGSLYLFPHPTKDLAPHVHSVGAKLVYDAAHVYGLMTGKVWSNPLDEGADFLNVSTHKTFPGPQGGAIFSNEEEEFKKVSRTIFPWFVSNHHLHRLPSTAVTALEMKVYGEDYAKQITRNSKALAEALASFGFKVIGEHLGYTKSHQVAVDVKNLGGGAYVAKTLESANIIVNKNLLPHDPPEAVNDPSGIRIGVQEMTRFGMKEGEMEEIAELMKQILVDKRDINEMRRKVTEMRSRFLEVKYALTYDLSKYNSKLIPMIL
- the hmgA gene encoding hydroxymethylglutaryl-CoA reductase (NADPH), which translates into the protein MDKIDEVVEKVVKGEIELHKVDEHLDGNAAVVARRMAIEKLTGKSFPSIGATIIDYLDVKGRNAENVIGAAQVPLGVAGPIMVEGDYAKGSFFVPLATTEGALIASVNRGMKVLRHAGPVRTKVLRDGMTRAPVFTFESALDAFKFTEWVKSNFQEIKRVAESTSSHARLIKIDPLQLGNNVWLRFEYETGDAMGMNMVTVATEAACSYLEEKFPRARCVAVSGNACSDKKQSMTNELLGRGKSVVAEALIPSRILETHLRTTADRIQEVNLRKNWLGGARAGTIFQFNAHFANIIAAIFIATGQDVAQVVESSTGYTWVENRNGDLYISVTLPSLEVGTVGGGTRLPTQREALSMMGVDGGGNPPGSNARKLAEIISAAVLAGELNLLSALSTRELGKAHLRLGRGMKT
- a CDS encoding thiolase family protein; protein product: MNVFVATGSTLRVDRYYENSLLDLAIAAVSELEEELSEHKPDVLLLANAYGESTEEQVQLAGKLARALGYRIPAIRVENGDASGGSAIYSAYSLVKSGTAKSVLVVGAEKLGDFPASHLNDILAENLDEEFSYRAGVIPQAFAAIQMKLYMRRYNVPREYFAEWPYLMHKYASENHYAYLKFPVDKETILSSQVVSDPLRLFDTAARADGASAVLITNEEVARKVSEAPVKIEGVSFSTAGVNLRELLSVRDAVSPWREFKPDFYEIHDSYSVTAAMILDELGLERGKSLLHLDQVQVNYSGGLKARGYPGGATGVYQVAEGYAQLTGTFKGRRVKDARRGLVVSMDDLGSVAVTVALSR
- a CDS encoding universal stress protein; translated protein: MGSPTYTVSMWFRKILVPVDGSENSMRALELAVDFSLRYGSRVTVFYACDRCSDKETIQKLVREKIEDRIDYDFRVADVPRDSSTSNEIIKVLSEGVFDAVIMGARGNTTNSDINTGSNALSVVVNAPVTVIVVR
- a CDS encoding phosphoglycerate kinase codes for the protein MIKVNDMNIPTLDDLNFSNSKVLVRIDINSPVDSKTGKLLDDSRIKAHVETIRELVSRGNGVVLVSHQGRPGDNDFTDLEEHSRLLQKHLDMEVEFVGDVMGPYARERIRNMKLGSVLLLDNVRFVSEELIEASPLQHSRSFLVRRLQPLFQGYVNDAFATAHRSQASLVGFPLVLRSSAGRVMEKEVSALAKVFNEGEEPKVFIMGGGKVLDSLRIIENLVKRRLADRILTGGLIAELFAVAKGLDLGKDNLQVLEKAGVLSLVPRARKLLLSGAPVEIPVDFKVEKGGQVYEEPANKVTAVIKDVGSTTVGIYSSFIRDAKIIVMRGPMGVIEDERFRESSRTLLKNSLESPGYLIVGGGHMISLLGGIGPLDSSKVHVSTGGGALLLFLAGERLPALEALDISAREVLKK
- a CDS encoding Zn-ribbon domain-containing OB-fold protein encodes the protein MRILPPKIWRNKDTHYSLVASVCEKCGHVNFPARTVCSNCGSFRVTTKRLSGKGVLVSYTVSHQVRTGHEKESPVYYGLIRLDEGVELVAPLVDVDEEPREGQRVEATIRRLRVDSSNGLIEYGTKFRLVSDGQN